In Streptosporangiales bacterium, one genomic interval encodes:
- a CDS encoding succinyldiaminopimelate transaminase (catalyzes the formation of N-succinyl-LL-2,6-diaminopimelate from N-succinyl-L-2-amino-6-oxopimelate in lysine biosynthesis), whose amino-acid sequence RPPRASGLHRHRRARGRRLHAPGSCLTATRGSRRIARAGACLVGVHVHYGTAGARPVRVAFTATDERVDAACMRLAAA is encoded by the coding sequence CGCCCGCCCCGTGCGAGTGGCCTTCACCGCCACCGACGAGCGCGTGGACGCCGCCTGCATGCGCCTGGCAGCTGCCTGACCGCTACTCGGGGGAGCCGCAGGATCGCCCGTGCGGGTGCGTGCCTGGTCGGTGTCCATGTCCACTACGGCACCGCAGGCGCCCGCCCCGTGCGAGTGGCCTTCACCGCCACCGACGAGCGCGTGGACGCCGCCTGCATGCGCCTGGCAGCTGCCTGA
- a CDS encoding LysR family transcriptional regulator: MELRQLRYFVTVAEELHFGRAAERLHIVQPAVSQQVRRLERELGIELFDRSSRHVRLTTDGERMLVEARAVLDVADRASSVAAQLASGRGRVIRLGSGPGFETRVASGITRLRTETPDLTVRLDARPVAAQLDAVRSGELDLAFVRGFPGKPGLHAVELWRDDGAARPARRATAAPAGARVRPVRARLRPRRGQVGRRRADARSTGRTHLRHAGRARQRPAGVGGARRFGARGARRGTGPAAAASAPGARRARAEGRQDHGVHGGPRRRLSATRGSRWVPAAARP, translated from the coding sequence ATGGAGTTGCGGCAGCTCAGGTACTTCGTCACCGTCGCGGAGGAGCTCCACTTCGGCCGTGCCGCCGAGCGCCTGCACATCGTGCAGCCCGCGGTCAGCCAGCAGGTGCGCCGGCTGGAGCGCGAGCTCGGGATCGAGCTGTTCGACCGGTCCTCGCGGCACGTCCGGCTCACCACCGACGGCGAACGGATGCTCGTCGAGGCTCGCGCCGTGCTCGACGTCGCCGACCGCGCCAGCTCCGTCGCCGCCCAGCTCGCCAGCGGCCGCGGACGGGTCATCCGGCTCGGCAGCGGTCCGGGGTTCGAGACACGGGTGGCGTCGGGCATCACCCGGCTGCGGACCGAGACGCCCGACCTCACCGTCCGGCTGGATGCGCGGCCGGTGGCCGCGCAGCTCGACGCGGTACGGTCCGGCGAGCTCGACCTGGCGTTCGTCCGTGGCTTCCCAGGGAAGCCGGGACTGCACGCCGTCGAGCTGTGGCGTGACGACGGTGCCGCTCGACCAGCTCGCCGGGCTACCGCTGCGCCTGCTGGCGCGCGAGTGCGACCCGTTCGTGCACGACTTCGTCCTCGACGTGGCCAGGTCGGCCGGCGTCGAGCTGACGCTCGGTCGACCGGCAGGACGCACCTACGACACGCTGGTCGAGCTCGGCAACGGCCCGCCGGCGTGGGCGGTGCTCGTCGGTTCGGTGCCCGAGGCGCCCGCCGGGGTACGGGTCCTGCCGCTGCGGCCAGCGCGCCAGGTGCCCGTCGTGCTCGTGCTGAAGGACGCCAAGACCACGGCGTGCACGGAGGCCCTCGTCGCCGCCTGAGCGCTACTCGGGGGAGCCGGTGGGTTCCGGCCGCAGCTCGGCCGTGA